Proteins encoded by one window of Rutidosis leptorrhynchoides isolate AG116_Rl617_1_P2 chromosome 7, CSIRO_AGI_Rlap_v1, whole genome shotgun sequence:
- the LOC139858233 gene encoding glycerate dehydrogenase-like translates to MLKKLLKSYHSKSLSFFIFFKMAKPVSVEVWNPNGKYRVVSTKSMPGTRWIDLLVQQDCRVEICTEKKTILSVEDIIALIGTKCDGVIGQLTEDWGETLFSALRKAGGTAFSNMAVGYNNVDVEAATKYGVAVGNTPGVLTETTAELAASLSLAASRRIVEADGFMRAGLYDGWLPHLFVGNLLKGQTVGVIGAGRIGSAYARMMIEGFKMNLIYFDLYQATRLEKFVTAYGQFLQASGEQPVTWKRASSMDEVLQEADVISLHPILDKTTYHLINKERLSKMKKEAILINCSRGPVVDEVALVEHLKQNPMFRVGLDVFEDEPYMKPGLADMKNAIVVPHIASASKWTREGMATLAALNVLGKIKGYPIWSNPNAVDPFLDENSPPPAASPSIVNAKALGLPVAKL, encoded by the exons ATGTTGAAAAAGCTTCTCAAGAGTTATCATTCAAAATCACTCTCATTTTTCATTTTTTTCAAAATGGCGAAACCAGTTTCGGTTGAAGTATGGAACCCTAATGGGAAATATAGAGTCGTTAGCACGAAATCTATGCCCGGTACACGTTGGATTGATCTGTTGGTCCAACAAGATTGTCGTGTTGAA ATATGCACGGAAAAGAAAACGATATTGTCTGTTGAAGATATCATTGCTTTGATTGGAACCAAGTGTGATGGAGTTATTGGTCAG TTGACAGAAGATTGGGGAGAGACATTGTTTTCGGCATTGAGAAAAGCAGGAGGGACGGCTTTCAGCAACATGGCTGTCGGTTACAACAATGTTGATGTCGAAGCTGCAACCAAGTATGGTGTTGCTGTCGGAAACACTCCT GGTGTGCTTACAGAGACGACAGCAGAGTTAGCAGCATCACTTTCACTTGCAGCTTCAAGAAGAATAGTCGAAGCTGATGGGTTCATGAGGGCCGGCTTATATGATGGATGGCTTCCTCATCT GTTTGTGGGGAATTTGCTTAAAGGACAAACGGTTGGTGTGATTGGAGCGGGTCGTATTGGATCTGCATATGCTAGAATGATG ATTGAAGGGTTCAAGATGAATCTGATCTATTTCGATCTCTACCAAGCCACACGTCTAGAGAAGTTCGTTACAG CTTATGGTCAGTTCTTGCAAGCTAGCGGTGAACAACCTGTTACCTGGAAACGCGCATCTTCAATGGATGAAGTCCTTCAAGAAGCTGATGTC ATAAGTCTGCATCCAATATTGGACAAAACAACGTATCATCTCATCAACAAAGAAAGGCTTTCGAAGATGAAGAAG GAAGCAATTTTGATAAACTGCAGCCGAGGACCTGTGGTTGATGAAGTAGCACTCGTGGAGCATTTGAAACAAAATCCTATGTTTCGAGTTGGTCTTGATGTTTTTGAGGATGAACCGTACATGAAACCTGGCCTAGCCGACATGAAAAATGCAATTGTTGTCCCTCATATTGCTTCAGCATCAAAG TGGACTCGTGAAGGAATGGCGACACTTGCTGCGTTAAATGTACTG GGAAAAATAAAAGGGTATCCAATATGGTCAAATCCAAACGCAGTAGACCCGTTTTTGGACGAGAACTCACCGCCTCCAGCTGCATCCCCGAGCATCGTCAATGCGAAAGCGCTAG GACTGCCGGTTGCAAAGCTCTAG